The DNA segment ACTGGTGGTACGGCGAAGTCGCCAATTATCTTCCAATATATTCAACAACACTATCCTCACTGTGAAATCATTATTGGTGATCACTTTGGTAGTGTCACTAAAGGTTTAACCCGTTGGGCAGAGAAGCTTTTTTCTTAATCAATGGTGCTTAATAAAGACTTAATAGCGACATGAAACCAAATGTTAGATAAGTTTTCGATAGACAATAAAAAAGGGCTGTGTGATACAGTCCTTTTTTTATGCGCATTAAACGAAACTGGTTTATAAACCTAGCTTAGAAAGTGAAGCTTAAGCTCGCTGATGCGCCAACTTGATTATCACTACCGTAAGAACCCGCAACATCCAGGTTTAACGTGCCGAATGGGCTAATACCAATACCGGCAGTTAACGAGTCTTCCATCGTATCTTGCATATCATGCTCAAAGCCTGCGCGTAATTGCGCCCAGTGCCATGCATTAACTTCCACACCCACACGTGCGAACTGGGTATTATCGTCTACATCCACATAACGAGTTTGCTCAGTTAAATCCACGTCAACACCAAAAGTGAAATATTCTGCAGCATACGCTAAACCTAACGTCGCTTGTGGGGTCATTTCATAAGTTTTATTCGTTGTTGACTGTATTTCTTGGGCTAATACATCTTTTATCGCTAACGCAACACGGTAATTGTTTTTCATCCACACCGCACCTAAATCGAAGTTGAATGCTGTCACTTCTGCATCTGATTCATCTAACTCAACGTCAAAGTCGCTAACAGTTGTAATATCTGAATAGGTTTGTAATATTTGATATTTAGGTGTGACACCGAATGAAAATGACTCCCCGTAGATGGTATATTTTTTTGCTAAAGCAACACCCAATTCAGAATAACCAAAACCAGTTACCTCTACGGTTGAAGCTTCATAACGCCCTTGTGCAGTACCCGAAGCGTTATCTACATGAATTCTAGAAATGACCTCAACATAACCACGACCATATATACTAACTGAAACATTATTACTTGGAATAGCAATTGCGAACGCAACACCCGCGGTTATATTTACAGGGGCATTACCATCAAGTTCATTGAGGTAATTATTGATATCAGCTTCAAAGCCTGGATTGTTATAGCCTGAATTCTCAAACTCTTCGATTGTATCTTGTAAATCAGTGATGGTTTCTAACGAGCTATCCGCGTCTTTTGCATTAACCCCGATGGCTGGCAATAAAATACCGATATCATCCGACTTATGAAATACGGCAAGTAATGCCGGATTATAAAGAGGCGCGACTAGATAATCTGCGGTTGCAACACCGATATTACCCATTGCATTTGAGCGACCATCGGGTGCATAACTTGCGGCTGTTGAAGCTAAAGAGGTGAATGCCAGTGCGAGGCCAAGTGAAATTCCATTTTTTGACATAGTATCAACCGTAGTCCTTATAATTTTAAGTAACTCGATTGTAGTCTGATAATGAATGCTGTGACACCAGCATTAATGCTTTAGTTCAAATTATGATGAAAAGATCATAAAATAATTAATACTATAGTACTAGGATCACCCTTTAATACTTTTTAGTACTTGTGCTAATCGATTAACTGCCAACAATAGATCTGCATGACAGGCATTGGTAAAATTCAACCTAAATGCAGCACCCTTCCCGACTTCTGATTGATAGAATACCGAGCTAGGGACGACAGCAACACCCACTGCAAGCATGTCTTTAGCAAGATTGTCTACATTACATTCCGGCAGACGTAGCCAAATAAACATACCGCCTTCTACTGGTTCAAACTGACAATTGTCTGGCAATTTCGCGGTTAATAAATCCGCTAGATATTGATAACGTTGACGATATAACTGTCGAAGTCCATCTAAATGTTTTGGAAAGTCTTCATGTTGTAATAGATCCAGCAGCACAGCTTGCATTGGTTGACTTGAATGTAAATCAGCACCTTGTTTTACACGTTCGAGTGCAGAGATCCAATTCTTAGGACCGCTCACTAAACCTAAACGGATCCCTGGCGTAGCTATCTTAGAATATGAACGCAGTACAATCGCCTGTTCTGGGCAGAAGCTAGATACCAAAGGTAGCTCAGTACCCGCAAAACGTAATTCACGGTAAGGGGCATCTTCAATCAGTGCCACGTTATATTGCTGACACAATAGCGCGACTTTTTTACGTACTTCAAGCGACCAACATACCCCGGTTGGATTATGGAAATCAGGTACTGCATAAAACATTTTGATCGTATTATTGGCGAAGCATTGCTCTAATTCTTGTAAATCAGGGCCGTCTTCGCGCTGCTGAATACTTTCAATGCTAGCTTGTGCTAATCCAAATACCTGTAAAGCGCCTAAGTAGCTAGGTGCTTCCATCACCACTTTGTCACCCGCGTCTAAAAATGCACGGGCAATCAAATCTAAACCTTGTTGCGAACCAGTACATACCAACGCATCTTGCTGGTCAGATAATTGGTAACATTCACGGAAATAAGCTAATAAAGGTCCATATCCTGCGGTACTACCGTATTGGAACAGTTCTGAACGCGTAGTCAATTGTTGAATACTCTGTTCCATAAGCGCTAATGGGAAATGCTCACCATCAGGTAACCCCCCCGCTAATGAGATGACATCTGCTGAGTTAGCGACACTCAAAATTTCTCGAATGTAAGACGGTTTAATGGCTTGTAATGATTTCGCTAACTGCATAGTGTATCTCTCTGATGATAAATAACGACGTAATTCACATTCATACTACGGAGATAAATTTGACATGGCATGTCCATTTATGCGCTTATAGATGTCCATTTATGCTTTTATAAGATCACTATGCCTATAACACCGCTTTTGAGCCCGTCTTCAAATCAGCAGACATCACGCATCAACGATGTACTCAATTTTATTCATCGTGATATCAGTGCTGAATTACCTGCGCGACAACTAGCAAAAGTAGCAGCTTATTCTGAACAACACTTTCACCGTGTGTTCAAAAGTGTTGTCGGCGAATCCGTCCATCAATACATTCGCCGTAGCCGTTTGGAGTTTGCTGCTAACCAGTTAATGTTTGATACCCGCAGTTCGGTGGTCACGGTTGCGACTAAATCAGGCTTTGCTTCGGTATCTTCTTTTAGCCGTGCATTTAAAGCCACCTTTGCCATGTCACCAGGTGAATGGCGCCGTAAAGACTTAGCCACCAGCACGCCACCCTATTTACGCGATCCAGAAATTGCGGCAGCTTATTCACGCATTCAAAATCATATATTACCTCGTGTACAGCTTATTCAATTACCAGAAAGGCATGTGGCTTATGTTCGCCATCAAGGTTATGGACGTTCAATTCGCCTTGCTTGGCAAACTCTGCTGGCGTGGGCAAACGTGGAAGGTCGAAGTTATCAGCAACAATTTGGCTTACATCACTCTAACCCGGCATTCGTCGCTTTAGAGCAGTGCCGTTATGTCGCTTGTTTAGCCATAGATAAACCATTATTACGCCGCGGCACAGTAAACAGCATGGTGATCCCTGGCGGTTTACACGCTGTGTTTAAGCTAACCGGGAAATATGGAGAGTTACTGCCGTATTTAAGTAAGATCATTGAGCAATGGTTGCCGTCATCAGGTTTTAAAATGCAGTCAACGCCAGCCTATGTGCATTACCAGAAGAATCATTTTTTAGACGAGGATGAGCAGTTCGAATTACAATTCTGCCTACCTGTATCAACCTTCTTCTAGTGCAGTTACTTTCAAGACAGGAACAGGAATAGAACGCTAGATAGCAAAAAGCCGGAACTTAAATGAATAAGTTCCGGCTTCTCTAATTAGATGGCGGAGGAGGAGAGATTTGAACTCTCGAGGAGCTATTAACCCCTGCTGGTTTTCAAGACCAGTGCATTCGGCCACTCTGCCACCCCTCCGCAGCAGGTTTGAATAATAGGTCAAACTCAGTTGTTTGTAAACACACGTCACAGAATAAATTATAATTTCATTTCAGTCAGTTAAATAACCAACCAATTGTATAAAAACACAACACAGCATTGAATTTCACGGACTGCATATGAACTAAATAGTGCAATCATCATGATCAAATACTAGGCGTTGATTATTTTTATGAAATTAAAATTAGAAAAGAATAAAAGAATAAAAGTCGTAAAAAGCAAAAAGCCGGAACTTAAATGAATAAGTTCCGGCTTTTCTAAATAGATGGCGGAGGAGGAGAGATTTGAACTCTCGAGGAGCTATTAACCCCTGCTGGTTTTCAAGACCAGTGCATTCGGCCACTCTGCCACCCCTCCGCAGCAAGATGTGCATAATAGAGTAAGCATCCGTATTTGTAAATAAAATATAGCCAAATAAAGCAGAACTGAAAAACAACGGGTTAAAATACAGCCCAACTGGTTAATATAGAAACTAACAGTGTAATTTAAACACCGAGCACTCCGTTAATGCCCGATATCAAAGTAACTAAAATAAGCGAAATTTAGCTAACATCTGTCACTAACGCCATCTTACGACGTAAATATGCGATCTGTTGCATATGAGGTAGATTTTTCGGACAATTGTCCTCACAACCCAATAACGTCATACAACCAAAGACCCCGTCCTGACTGCCAATAACGTGATAGAAATCAATATCTTGACGATCATCGCGCGGATCTAATTCAAAACGCGCTAACTTCATTAATCCCACTGCGCCCACAAAAGTATCGCGCATCTGTTTGGTCGCACAAGCAGATACACAAACACCACATTCCACACAACGGTCTAACTCGTACAATTTAGCCGCTTGTTCTGGCTCCATTGGTGCTTCGATATGATGCATGTCTTTATCTGTTGGTAACGGATGTAACCAGAGTTTTAAACGCTCGGCCAATTCACGCATAAATTTACCGGTATCAACCGACAAATCGCCGATCAATTTAAAACCCGGTAACGGCATTAAAGTGATCTCACCTTTCGGATAAGTACTCGTTAAAGTACGGCAGGCTAAAGTGGGCAATCCATTCACTACCATTGCACAACTACCACAGATCCCGGCACGGCAGACAAAGTCAAACTGCAACGAGCTATCTTGCTGCTCTCTGATCATATTTAACGCAATAAAAACCGTCATACCTGGCGCTTCTTGTAACTGATAACGCTCCATTTTCGGTTTGTCTCCAGGTACTTGTGGATCATGACGAAAAATATTAAAAGTAAGGTTACGTCCTAGGCTCATAGCTGTTTTTCTCCAACCAGATTAGTCGATTTCTTTAATGAATGAATGGTATCATCGGTCGTATTTCCACGTTTAGACGTCGGCACAAAAGTTTCATTTAGACGTTCATTCCTTGGCATTAACGCTTCCGGTAAAGTAAATGGCATTAACGCCTCTTGCCTGCTAAAACGATCGGCATCATCGTCTAAGTCAGCTAGAATACTGGCGATCTGTTGCTCACGTTTTTCAGTATCAGGATGAGAAATCGCATTATCATTACCATAACCTCGATAACCCGGTGGAAGTTCCATCGTCATCACATCTAAATCTTCATAATGCAATTCAGGCTCTAATGAATCGGCATCAGGCCAAGTGGCTAAGGTTCTGTTTAGCCAATCTTTATCATTACGTTGCGGGAAATCTTCACGGGCATGGGCTCCTCGGCTTTCGGTACGGGCAGCAGCACCACACGCCACCGTCAAGGCAACTCTTAGCATACGGGTTACTCTTAATGCTGCCACTAATTCAGGGTTAGAATGACGTTTTTTACATTTAACCACAATATTTTTACTACGTACTAACAAAGCCTTCAGTTCATTTACCGCTTTATCAAGTTCCTTTCCATTACGGAAGATACCCACATAGCTCATCATGATCCGCTGCATTTCACTAGTGAGTTTGAAAACATTTTCTGCATTTTCTTTTTCACCATATAACAAACCATCAATTTCAGTTTGCAATGCGTTCACGCTTTTCTCGATCAATGCCGTATCCAGATACAAGCTATTTTGATGGCAGAAATCGGCAACGTATTTACCGACTATCATGCCGGCAACAACAGTTTCTGCGATGGAATTACCGCCTAATCGGTTAAAACCATGCATATCCCAGCAAGCTGCTTCACCAACACTAAATAAGCCTTTTAATTGCGGACTTTCGCCTCGTTCATTCGTACGGATCCCGCCCATAGAATAGTGCTGGGTCGGCCGTACCGGGATCCAATCTGTTACCGGATCAATCCCCAGGAAGTTTTCACAGATCTCTTTGACTTCCCGTAAGTTAGTTTCAATATGTTTACGACCGAGTAAGGTAATATCTAACCACAGATGCGGGCCATACTGACTGTCAACGCCTTTGCCTTTGCGCATATGCTCGGTCATCCGACGAGATACTACATCCCGGGAAGCAAGTTCTTTTTTCTCCGGCTCATAATCCGGCATAAAACGATGACCGTCTTTATCCCGTAATAATCCACCGTCACCGCGGCAACCTTCCGTGGTCAGAATACCAACCGGCACAATAGCAGTGGGATGGAACTGCACCGCTTCCATATTACCTAAGGTGGCCACACCGGTATCGAGTGCTAATGCCTGACCGATACCTTCACAAATAATAGCATTAGTCGAAACCGCATATATGCGCCCGTAACCACCGGTTGCTACTGTTGTCGCTTTCCCGATATAAGCGCGCAATTCACCCGTCACTAAACAACGAGCCACTACACCATGACAACGCTTGCCATCATGGATCAAGGCCAGTGCTTCAATACGTTCATGCACCGGAATATTCATTTCGATGGCTTTGTTGTCCATCGCATACAATAATGAATGACCAGTACCGTCCGCGGTATAACAGGTACGCCATTTTTTAGTACCACCAAAGTCACGGGCGTTGATCAAACCATGGGCTTCTTCCGCTTCTTCAATCGTTACTTTTTCCGCATTCATGATCACCTGTCTGGGACCTTTAGTAATTCGACTCCAAGGTACTCCCCAGTTATTCATCTCACGCACTGCTTTCGGTGCACAATGGGTAAACATCCTTGCGACTACTTGATCACAACCCCAGTCAGAGCCTTTTACGGTATCTGAAAAATGAATGTCTTCATCATCGCCCAAACCCTTTACGGTATTAGCCAAACTCGCCTGCATGCCGCCCTGCGCCGCAGCTGAATGCGAACGTTTGGCCGGAATAAGGGATAATACGACGGTATCTAAGCCCTGCTCCTTTGCAGCAATCGCTACGCGCAAACCAGCTAATCCAGCACCTACTACTAAACAATCTGTATAAATTATTTTCACATTGACCCCTTTATGCGCTGACGTGCGGTAAGAAAGCTAAAATTGAAGCTGTGCCGATAGCCACAAACACCACACTGATGATATTTTTAATTTTTTTAATACGAACACGAGTATTTAAATCACGCACTGCACCCCATTTAAGAGCCACTCGATAAATACCGATCGCAGCGTGCATTTCAGCAGCAAACAAGAGAGGGAAATATAATAACCAAGCATGGTCCCGCCAGATCCGTATTGCCGAACCAACCGGTCCTATCGTTTCTGGCGCTGAGCCGATTAGCCATAAATGTACTGGTAAAGCGACCATAATAATCACCCCAGTAATAGCTTGCCATACCCATAACCGCGTATCAGCATGATTGATAACATTAAGCTGATTGCGCAGAGCTAATTGTTGTTTTAAATTCAGCGGCATCTTATGCATAACAGCCAGCATATGCATTAGAGCCAAGACCCCAATGACAATAGCAATTAACGTTACGACCCAGGGGTAACCATGACCGTCATCGGTCATAAATTTTAATTCCATCACCCCAGCAACCCAACTCATGGCTTTACCGCCGAGTAAAATAGAGGATACTAAGATCACGTGTGTCCATAGAAACAGAGTAAGTAAAACGCCTGTCCCACTTTGCATTACATCCAGTCTACCACTCCAATTTATATTCTTAAATTTCATATCTCCGCCCTTAATTACCTCGATATAGGTATTGTCGTTCGAGTAAGGAGTACAAACAGTGAGGTCGATCAATTGTTGATAATATATTAATTTTTAATTGAAAATAACGCGATACAATATGGATAATGAGACTTAATACGGAGTAACGTGGCTTCGCATGATAACAATTGAGGGGGAAAGGGCAATTATAAAAAGAACCAAAATTGAGATTTTAGTTCTTTAAATACATTAAATATTATTTATTATTTATTATGCTATTTTGTCCCCAATTAAGCGACGACCAATGGTGTCCAGATAAAACTAACAGGCCAGCAAAAATACCTAGATTTTTGATAAAGTTTTGCATTTCATGCCCACCTTCTATACCCGTTAAATTCCAGAAGTCATGTAGATTAATATTAATAACAATAACGAGCCCAGCTAACAACAATGCGACAATGGCAGTATAACGATTGGCAATAAGCAAGATAGCTGCAACAATCTGGAATACACCTGCCGCCGCGAGCAGCACAGGTACAAACGGCATGTTATGCTTTTCCATTAAACCGATATGCATGTCCCAAGATACAAACTTCATAATGCCTGGAATTAAGAAGTACAACGCCAACATGATGCGGCCAACGGTTAATAACACCTTATTCATCTTATGCTTGACCCTTTACACTAAGTTGCACATCAATATTACCGCGAACTGCGTTTGAATAAGGGCAAACCTGATGTGCTGTTGCCACTAATTTTTCAGCAT comes from the Moritella yayanosii genome and includes:
- a CDS encoding fumarate reductase cytochrome b subunit encodes the protein MKGGDMKFKNINWSGRLDVMQSGTGVLLTLFLWTHVILVSSILLGGKAMSWVAGVMELKFMTDDGHGYPWVVTLIAIVIGVLALMHMLAVMHKMPLNLKQQLALRNQLNVINHADTRLWVWQAITGVIIMVALPVHLWLIGSAPETIGPVGSAIRIWRDHAWLLYFPLLFAAEMHAAIGIYRVALKWGAVRDLNTRVRIKKIKNIISVVFVAIGTASILAFLPHVSA
- a CDS encoding aminotransferase-like domain-containing protein, yielding MQLAKSLQAIKPSYIREILSVANSADVISLAGGLPDGEHFPLALMEQSIQQLTTRSELFQYGSTAGYGPLLAYFRECYQLSDQQDALVCTGSQQGLDLIARAFLDAGDKVVMEAPSYLGALQVFGLAQASIESIQQREDGPDLQELEQCFANNTIKMFYAVPDFHNPTGVCWSLEVRKKVALLCQQYNVALIEDAPYRELRFAGTELPLVSSFCPEQAIVLRSYSKIATPGIRLGLVSGPKNWISALERVKQGADLHSSQPMQAVLLDLLQHEDFPKHLDGLRQLYRQRYQYLADLLTAKLPDNCQFEPVEGGMFIWLRLPECNVDNLAKDMLAVGVAVVPSSVFYQSEVGKGAAFRLNFTNACHADLLLAVNRLAQVLKSIKG
- a CDS encoding fumarate reductase iron-sulfur subunit — its product is MSLGRNLTFNIFRHDPQVPGDKPKMERYQLQEAPGMTVFIALNMIREQQDSSLQFDFVCRAGICGSCAMVVNGLPTLACRTLTSTYPKGEITLMPLPGFKLIGDLSVDTGKFMRELAERLKLWLHPLPTDKDMHHIEAPMEPEQAAKLYELDRCVECGVCVSACATKQMRDTFVGAVGLMKLARFELDPRDDRQDIDFYHVIGSQDGVFGCMTLLGCEDNCPKNLPHMQQIAYLRRKMALVTDVS
- a CDS encoding AraC family transcriptional regulator encodes the protein MPITPLLSPSSNQQTSRINDVLNFIHRDISAELPARQLAKVAAYSEQHFHRVFKSVVGESVHQYIRRSRLEFAANQLMFDTRSSVVTVATKSGFASVSSFSRAFKATFAMSPGEWRRKDLATSTPPYLRDPEIAAAYSRIQNHILPRVQLIQLPERHVAYVRHQGYGRSIRLAWQTLLAWANVEGRSYQQQFGLHHSNPAFVALEQCRYVACLAIDKPLLRRGTVNSMVIPGGLHAVFKLTGKYGELLPYLSKIIEQWLPSSGFKMQSTPAYVHYQKNHFLDEDEQFELQFCLPVSTFF
- a CDS encoding conjugal transfer protein TraF is translated as MSKNGISLGLALAFTSLASTAASYAPDGRSNAMGNIGVATADYLVAPLYNPALLAVFHKSDDIGILLPAIGVNAKDADSSLETITDLQDTIEEFENSGYNNPGFEADINNYLNELDGNAPVNITAGVAFAIAIPSNNVSVSIYGRGYVEVISRIHVDNASGTAQGRYEASTVEVTGFGYSELGVALAKKYTIYGESFSFGVTPKYQILQTYSDITTVSDFDVELDESDAEVTAFNFDLGAVWMKNNYRVALAIKDVLAQEIQSTTNKTYEMTPQATLGLAYAAEYFTFGVDVDLTEQTRYVDVDDNTQFARVGVEVNAWHWAQLRAGFEHDMQDTMEDSLTAGIGISPFGTLNLDVAGSYGSDNQVGASASLSFTF
- a CDS encoding fumarate reductase flavoprotein subunit; protein product: MKIIYTDCLVVGAGLAGLRVAIAAKEQGLDTVVLSLIPAKRSHSAAAQGGMQASLANTVKGLGDDEDIHFSDTVKGSDWGCDQVVARMFTHCAPKAVREMNNWGVPWSRITKGPRQVIMNAEKVTIEEAEEAHGLINARDFGGTKKWRTCYTADGTGHSLLYAMDNKAIEMNIPVHERIEALALIHDGKRCHGVVARCLVTGELRAYIGKATTVATGGYGRIYAVSTNAIICEGIGQALALDTGVATLGNMEAVQFHPTAIVPVGILTTEGCRGDGGLLRDKDGHRFMPDYEPEKKELASRDVVSRRMTEHMRKGKGVDSQYGPHLWLDITLLGRKHIETNLREVKEICENFLGIDPVTDWIPVRPTQHYSMGGIRTNERGESPQLKGLFSVGEAACWDMHGFNRLGGNSIAETVVAGMIVGKYVADFCHQNSLYLDTALIEKSVNALQTEIDGLLYGEKENAENVFKLTSEMQRIMMSYVGIFRNGKELDKAVNELKALLVRSKNIVVKCKKRHSNPELVAALRVTRMLRVALTVACGAAARTESRGAHAREDFPQRNDKDWLNRTLATWPDADSLEPELHYEDLDVMTMELPPGYRGYGNDNAISHPDTEKREQQIASILADLDDDADRFSRQEALMPFTLPEALMPRNERLNETFVPTSKRGNTTDDTIHSLKKSTNLVGEKQL
- a CDS encoding DoxX family protein — its product is MNKVLLTVGRIMLALYFLIPGIMKFVSWDMHIGLMEKHNMPFVPVLLAAAGVFQIVAAILLIANRYTAIVALLLAGLVIVININLHDFWNLTGIEGGHEMQNFIKNLGIFAGLLVLSGHHWSSLNWGQNSIINNK